A stretch of the Thiomicrorhabdus xiamenensis genome encodes the following:
- the fliF gene encoding flagellar basal-body MS-ring/collar protein FliF, translating into MAEPQATINNPLDTPPSAGSTFINNLTSLPIAKQVGLVVALAAVLALVVGIVMWSQAKPYTLLFGSIDPQDMNEIVQTLEQDAVQYKIDTNSGGILVPSDQVHSLRLKLAAAGFPKQAASGYQLLDVEQGFGISQFKETTQYHRALEGELAKSVASINAVKSARVMLGLPKRSVFVRKQQKPSASVAVKLYPGRSLNEEQVSSIVYLVSSSIPNMEPTDVTVVDQNGNLLTDETRSSNSMLHMSMKQLDYTRQVEQTLSNRIVDLLAPIVGGVHKVRAQVTAELDFTQEEQTRENYQPDPDAIRSEQEIREINRDNGPTGIPGALTNQPPRAGLAPEEGYSPEGDPNLKSSSEKKTRNYELDRTISHIKNSVGSIRRLSVAVVLDDKTALNDEGLVERVAMTDDELLRYRQLVSDTVALDEARGDTLTVVNASFAVTPEEPVETTPIWQEAWFWDFVKQFLAGLAVLIIILGVIRPLLRDLSKREEQILEYPEEVAEDAEELENADEISKALEQMNEEVEKTAASVEAESQAEHELLEKVRSIVENDPKVAAHVLRQWINTGTRDGR; encoded by the coding sequence ATGGCAGAACCTCAAGCAACCATTAATAATCCTCTGGACACGCCGCCTTCGGCGGGGTCGACGTTTATTAATAATCTGACCTCTCTTCCGATTGCCAAACAAGTGGGATTGGTGGTTGCCTTGGCTGCGGTTCTGGCGCTGGTCGTCGGGATCGTTATGTGGTCTCAGGCCAAGCCTTATACATTGCTCTTCGGCAGTATCGATCCTCAGGATATGAACGAAATTGTTCAGACGCTCGAGCAGGATGCCGTTCAGTACAAAATCGATACCAATAGCGGCGGCATTCTGGTGCCGTCGGATCAGGTGCATTCACTGCGCTTGAAACTGGCCGCGGCCGGATTTCCCAAGCAGGCCGCCAGCGGCTATCAGCTGCTGGATGTCGAACAGGGGTTCGGGATCTCCCAGTTCAAGGAAACCACTCAATACCATCGTGCGCTTGAAGGCGAGCTGGCCAAATCGGTAGCCAGTATTAATGCCGTTAAATCGGCCCGGGTTATGCTCGGTTTGCCGAAACGTTCAGTGTTTGTTCGTAAGCAACAGAAGCCGTCGGCATCGGTTGCAGTCAAGCTCTATCCCGGCCGCTCTCTGAATGAAGAGCAGGTCAGCTCCATTGTCTACCTGGTCTCATCCAGTATTCCGAATATGGAACCGACCGATGTAACGGTCGTCGATCAGAACGGAAATCTTCTCACTGACGAAACCCGAAGCAGTAACAGCATGCTGCATATGAGCATGAAGCAGCTGGACTATACCCGTCAGGTTGAACAGACGCTTTCCAACCGAATTGTCGATCTTTTGGCGCCGATCGTTGGTGGGGTTCATAAGGTTCGTGCTCAGGTAACGGCCGAATTGGATTTTACTCAGGAAGAGCAGACGCGTGAGAACTACCAGCCCGATCCGGATGCGATCCGTTCGGAGCAGGAAATTCGCGAAATTAACCGTGACAACGGCCCGACCGGTATCCCCGGTGCTTTGACCAATCAGCCTCCGCGGGCAGGTCTGGCACCGGAAGAGGGGTATTCGCCGGAAGGTGATCCGAATCTCAAAAGTTCCAGTGAAAAGAAAACCCGTAACTATGAGCTGGATCGTACCATCAGCCATATCAAGAATTCGGTCGGCAGCATTCGTCGTCTTTCCGTCGCCGTGGTGCTGGATGACAAGACGGCTTTAAATGATGAAGGTCTGGTAGAGCGTGTTGCCATGACCGACGATGAACTTCTCCGTTATCGTCAGCTGGTAAGTGATACCGTGGCTTTAGACGAAGCTCGTGGCGACACTCTGACGGTGGTTAACGCGTCATTTGCGGTGACGCCGGAAGAGCCGGTCGAAACCACGCCGATCTGGCAGGAAGCCTGGTTCTGGGATTTTGTTAAGCAGTTCCTTGCAGGTCTGGCAGTATTGATCATTATTCTCGGTGTTATCCGACCGCTTCTGAGAGATCTGTCGAAACGCGAAGAGCAGATTTTGGAGTATCCGGAAGAAGTGGCAGAAGATGCCGAAGAGCTTGAAAATGCGGACGAGATTTCCAAAGCGCTTGAGCAGATGAACGAGGAAGTCGAGAAGACGGCGGCTTCGGTAGAAGCGGAATCGCAGGCTGAACACGAACTTCTCGAGAAGGTTCGCTCGATTGTCGAAAACGACCCGAAAGTGGCGGCTCATGTGCTGCGTCAATGGATAAATACAGGTACTAGAGATGGCAGATGA
- the fliE gene encoding flagellar hook-basal body complex protein FliE has translation MSTVDTQSLMLQMRSLAAQAQSKPVDPLQGIQSVEAAGKPENFAQLLNSSIEAVNEQQNLSKEMKESFERGDPGVELSEVMLQAQKASLSFQAMTQVRNKLVDAYKEITQMPI, from the coding sequence ATGAGTACAGTGGATACGCAAAGTTTAATGTTGCAGATGCGCTCTTTGGCAGCGCAGGCACAATCGAAGCCGGTTGATCCCCTGCAAGGGATTCAGTCTGTTGAGGCAGCAGGTAAACCGGAAAATTTTGCCCAGTTACTCAATAGCTCGATCGAAGCGGTCAACGAGCAGCAGAATCTATCCAAAGAGATGAAAGAATCTTTCGAACGTGGCGACCCGGGTGTCGAACTTTCGGAAGTCATGTTACAGGCGCAGAAAGCCAGTCTGTCGTTTCAAGCGATGACTCAGGTTCGTAATAAACTGGTCGACGCTTATAAAGAAATTACTCAGATGCCGATTTAA